A genomic region of Arachis hypogaea cultivar Tifrunner chromosome 5, arahy.Tifrunner.gnm2.J5K5, whole genome shotgun sequence contains the following coding sequences:
- the LOC112801652 gene encoding uncharacterized protein: MQNSRQQQPSSFFFISSYSFFCFILLFHTTFLYGIAFCSTNSNNNEASALFSWLHSSSSPPPLLLSNWNIHDSNPCNWTCITCSTLGFVTEITIESTPLELPLPSNLSSFKFLQKLVISDSNLTGQIPQDIGDCTSLTVLDLSSNNLVGSIPSSIRKLHNLVNLSLNSNQLSGKIPVELSNCIGLKSLLLFDNQLSGVIPKELGKLSNLEVLRAGGNKDIVGKIPEQFGECINLTVLGLADTRISGSLPVSLGKLSKLQTLSIYTTMLSGEIPRELGNCSELVDLFLYENSLSGSIPPELGKLQNLQQLFLWQNSLVGAIPEDIGNCTSLRKIDFSLNSISGSIPLSLGNLLNLEEFMISDNNVSGSIPSSLSNAKNLQQLQVDTNQLSGLIPPELGQLSNLMVFFAWQNQLEGSIPSSLGNCSTLQALDLSRNTLNGSVPASLFCLQNLTKLLLISNDLSGSIPSEIGSCSSLVRLRLGNNRITGSIPKTIGSLKSLNFLDLSGNQLSGPVPEEIVGCSELQMIDLSGNNLEGPLQNSLSTLYSLQVLDASSNKFSGPVPASLGHLVSLSKLILGKNLLSGLIPASLSLCSNLQLLDLSSNQLTGSIPAELVRMESLEIALNLSCNFLSGQIPAQISALSKLSMLDLSHNQLEGNLQPLEELDNLVSLNVSYNKFSGYLPDNKLFRQLSPKDLAGNQGLCTSGQDYCFVKDSGTALNANEAKKSRRIKVAIGLLIALTVIMIVMGITAVIKARRTIRDDDSELGESWSWQFIPFQKLNFTVEQVLRRLVDRNIIGKGCSGVVYRAEMDSGEVIAVKKLWPTTDAGEVLDEKTRVRDSFSAEVRTLGSIRHKNIVRFLGCCWNRKARLLIFDYMPNGSLSSLLHERTGTCLEWELRYRILLGAAQGIAYLHHDCVPPIVHRDIKANNILIGIQFEPYIADFGLAKLVDDGDFGRSSNTVAGSYGYIAPEYGYMMKITEKSDVYSYGIVLLEVLTGKQPIDPTIPDGLHVVDWVRQKKGLDVLDPRLLSRPESEIEEMTQALGIAMLCVNPSPEERPTMRDIAAMLKEIKQEREESAKFDALLKDSPANDGNKCSSGGVMAASSSVPMMQRLNSKINNNTSFSVSSLLHSSYSAKMGF, encoded by the exons ACACTCGGTTTTGTAACTGAGATCACCATAGAATCCACCCCTCTTGAGCTTCCACTACCTTCAAACCTTTCTTCATTCAAGTTCCTTCAGAAGCTTGTCATCTCTGATTCAAATCTCACTGGACAAATCCCTCAAGACATTGGTGACTGCACTTCACTCACTGTTCTTGACTTAAGCTCTAACAACCTTGTTGGTTCAATACCTTCCTCCATTAGAAAGCTTCACAATCTTGTCAACTTGTCCTTGAACTCTAACCAGCTTTCGGGGAAGATCCCAGTCGAGTTAAGCAACTGCATTGGACTAAAGAGTCTTCTCCTTTTTGATAACCAGCTTAGTGGGGTTATCCCAAAGGAGCTTGGAAAGTTGTCGAATCTTGAGGTTCTTAGAGCCGGAGGGAACAAGGACATAGTTG GTAAGATACCTGAACAGTTTGGAGAATGCATCAATTTAACAGTGTTGGGGCTAGCTGATACAAGAATCTCAGGCTCATTGCCAGTTTCATTGGGAAAACTAAGCAAGCTTCAAACTCTGTCAATTTACACCACAATGCTCTCAGGTGAGATTCCAAGAGAGTTAGGTAACTGTTCTGAGCTTGTTGATTTGTTCCTCTATGAGAATAGCCTCTCAGGTTCCATTCCACCTGAGCTTGGAAAGCTTCAAAATCTGCAACAGTTGTTTCTATGGCAGAATAGTCTTGTTGGTGCTATACCCGAAGacattggaaactgcacaagtttGAGAAAAATTGACTTCTCTTTGAATTCTATATCTGGATCCATTCCTCTGTCTTTAGGAAATCTTTTGAATCTTGAAGAGTTTATGATTAGTGACAACAACGTGTCTGGCTCGATACCTTCGTCGCTCTCGAATGCAAAGAACCTTCAGCAGTTGCAAGTTGATACAAACCAGCTTTCAGGTTTGATTCCACCCGAGCTAGGCCAGTTGTCGAACCTAATGGTGTTTTTCGCTTGGCAGAACCAGCTTGAAGGTAGCATTCCATCAAGTTTAGGAAACTGCAGCACCCTGCAGGCACTGGACTTGTCTCGAAACACGCTAAACGGAAGCGTTCCGGCAAGCCTATTTTGCCTCCAGAACTTAACAAAGCTGCTTCTCATCTCAAACGACTTATCAGGATCTATACCTTCAGAGATAGGTAGCTGCAGCTCTCTTGTAAGGTTGAGGCTTGGAAACAACAGAATCACTGGTAGTATTCCCAAGACCATAGGCAGCCTCAAGAGCTTAAACTTTCTTGATCTCTCCGGGAACCAGCTTTCAGGGCCGGTTCCTGAAGAGATAGTAGGCTGCTCAGAGCTGCAAATGATAGACTTGAGTGGCAACAACTTAGAAGGACCATTGCAAAATTCTCTGTCAACACTTTATTCCCTTCAAGTATTGGATGCATCTTCCAACAAGTTTTCAGGTCCAGTGCCTGCGAGTTTGGGCCACCTTGTATCTCTAAGCAAGCTTATCTTAGGAAAGAACTTGCTTTCCGGACTGATTCCAGCGTCGCTGAGCCTATGTTCAAATCTGCAATTGCTTGATCTTAGCAGTAATCAGCTCACCGGTAGCATACCAGCCGAGCTAGTCCGGATGGAGTCACTAGAAATCGCTCTCAATCTGAGCTGCAATTTTCTCAGCGGGCAAATTCCGGCTCAGATATCTGCACTTAGCAAGCTTTCCATGTTAGACCTTTCACATAACCAGTTGGAAGGGAATTTGCAGCCTTTGGAAGAGTTAGACAATCTTGTCTCCCTTAATGTTTCGTACAACAAGTTCTCCGGTTATCTTCCGGATAACAAGCTTTTCAGGCAGTTATCGCCAAAAGACCTCGCCGGAAACCAAGGCCTGTGCACATCAGGTCAGGACTACTGCTTTGTGAAAGACTCTGGCACGGCCTTGAATGCGAACGAGGCAAAGAAGTCTCGAAGGATTAAAGTGGCTATTGGTTTACTCATAGCTCTAACTGTGATAATGATTGTTATGGGAATAACTGCTGTAATAAAAGCCAGAAGAACAATTAGAGATGATGATTCAGAGTTAGGAGAATCATGGTCATGGCAATTCATACCATTCCAGAAGCTGAATTTCACGGTTGAGCAAGTACTAAGGCGTTTGGTTGACAGGAATATAATCGGAAAGGGATGCTCCGGCGTAGTGTATCGTGCCGAGATGGACAGCGGAGAAGTGATTGCAGTGAAGAAGCTGTGGCCTACAACAGATGCAGGGGAGGTGTTAGACGAAAAGACCAGAGTTCGTGATTCTTTCTCGGCCGAGGTGAGGACTCTCGGGTCGATCCGCCACAAGAACATTGTGAGGTTCTTGGGATGCTGCTGGAACAGGAAAGCCAGATTGCTCATTTTCGATTACATGCCGAATGGGAGCTTAAGCAGTTTGCTCCATGAGAGGACTGGGACTTGTTTGGAATGGGAATTGAGGTATAGAATCTTGTTGGGTGCTGCTCAAGGAATTGCATATCTTCATCATGATTGTGTTCCGCCTATAGTTCATAGAGATATCAAAGCCAATAACATCCTCATTGGCATTCAATTTGAGCCTTATATTGCTGATTTTGGCTTGGCTAAGCTAGTTGACGACGGCGATTTCGGCAGATCTTCCAATACCGTTGCCGGTTCTTATGGATACATTGCTCCAG AATATGGCTACATGATGAAGATCACAGAGAAAAGTGATGTGTATAGCTACGGAATAGTTTTGTTAGAAGTCTTGACAGGAAAGCAACCGATCGATCCAACAATCCCGGATGGTCTACATGTTGTTGATTGGGTGAGACAGAAAAAAGGGCTTGATGTTCTTGATCCTAGGTTACTCTCTAGACCAGAATCAGAAATAGAGGAAATGACGCAAGCTTTGGGAATAGCCATGTTATGTGTAAATCCGTCCCCAGAAGAAAGGCCGACGATGAGAGACATCGCCGCGATGCTCAAGGAGATAAAGCAAGAAAGGGAGGAGTCTGCGAAATTCGACGCACTTCTAAAGGATTCGCCTGCGAATGATGGCAATAAATGTTCTTCTGGTGGAGTTATGGCAGCATCTTCGTCGGTGCCAATGATGCAACGTTTGAATTCAAAGATTAATAATAACACGAGCTTCTCTGTGTCTTCATTGCTTCATTCATCTTATAGTGCTAAGATGGGATTCTAA